Proteins from a genomic interval of Nocardia sp. BMG51109:
- a CDS encoding RtcB family protein, translating into MFPVELRGTRAQTLMWAHEHEVEQAALRQLRTIAQLEWVHGVRVMPDVHLGKGATVGSVIAMRDAVAPAAVGVDIGCGMEAVRTSLTAAELPDSLRSLRSRIEAAVPVGFSAHDDAVNVTRLEAEAAGPRGSSRGGWDRFWGAFGDLDSGVRPRESKAHKQMGTLGGGNHFIEVCLDTEQHVWILLHSGSRNIGKELAERHMAVARTLPHNHDLPDRDLAVFLSGTPEMDAYRRDLTWAQEYASRNRAVMLALVCRAVRDEFATLPVRFEQPISCHHNYVAEETIDGVPMLVTRKGAVRAGDGDLALIPGSMGSRSYVVRGKGNPASFRSASHGAGRRMSRNAAKKQFTVADLAAQTEGVESRKDAGVIDEIPAAYKDIDEVIAAQRDLVDVVATLRQVLCVKG; encoded by the coding sequence ATGTTTCCCGTCGAGCTGCGCGGCACCCGGGCGCAGACGCTGATGTGGGCCCATGAGCACGAGGTCGAGCAGGCCGCGCTGCGCCAGCTGCGCACTATCGCGCAACTGGAATGGGTGCACGGCGTCCGCGTGATGCCCGATGTGCATCTCGGCAAGGGCGCCACCGTCGGCTCGGTCATCGCGATGCGCGACGCGGTCGCCCCGGCCGCGGTCGGGGTGGACATCGGCTGCGGCATGGAGGCGGTGCGCACCTCGCTGACCGCCGCCGAACTGCCCGACAGCCTCCGGTCGCTGCGGTCGCGGATCGAAGCGGCGGTGCCGGTGGGATTCTCCGCCCACGACGACGCGGTGAACGTCACCCGGCTGGAGGCGGAGGCGGCCGGGCCGCGCGGCTCGTCGCGCGGCGGCTGGGACCGGTTCTGGGGCGCGTTCGGCGATCTGGATTCGGGAGTACGGCCGCGAGAGTCCAAGGCGCACAAGCAGATGGGCACGCTGGGCGGCGGCAATCACTTCATCGAGGTGTGCCTGGACACCGAACAGCACGTGTGGATCCTGCTGCACTCCGGCAGCCGCAATATCGGCAAGGAGCTGGCCGAGCGGCACATGGCGGTGGCGCGGACACTGCCGCACAACCACGATCTGCCCGACCGCGATCTGGCCGTATTCCTCTCCGGCACACCGGAAATGGATGCCTACCGGCGCGACCTGACGTGGGCGCAGGAGTACGCGTCCCGCAACCGAGCGGTCATGCTCGCGCTGGTGTGCCGGGCGGTGCGCGACGAATTCGCCACGCTGCCGGTGCGATTCGAGCAGCCGATCTCCTGCCATCACAACTACGTGGCGGAGGAGACGATCGACGGCGTGCCGATGCTGGTGACCCGCAAGGGCGCGGTGCGGGCCGGCGACGGCGACCTGGCGCTGATCCCGGGCTCCATGGGCTCGCGGTCGTATGTGGTGCGCGGCAAGGGAAATCCCGCCTCGTTCCGGTCCGCTTCGCACGGTGCCGGCCGGCGGATGAGCCGCAACGCCGCCAAGAAGCAGTTCACGGTGGCGGATCTGGCGGCGCAGACCGAGGGCGTCGAATCCCGCAAGGACGCCGGGGTGATCGATGAGATCCCGGCCGCCTACAAGGACATCGACGAGGTCATCGCGGCCCAGCGGGACCTGGTGGACGTGGTCGCGACACTGCGCCAGGTGCTGTGCGTGAAGGGGTGA